A single window of Nicotiana sylvestris chromosome 3, ASM39365v2, whole genome shotgun sequence DNA harbors:
- the LOC104211600 gene encoding kinesin-like protein KIN-10C: protein MALSTPDSNRSKLPIAGPRISRRVRIVGKIRGFTDQESELSGGDSKLRVTVCRPKGSDSDSEKVTISFGDEGSSRKDRYELDNCYEQDEDNAVVFSREVKPLIAEVLSGRNASIIAYGARGSGKTHTIQGSVDKEGLAAMAIAEILSQTKDAQKAVLVSFYEVFQDHVYDLLDPNHPEVQVLEDSQGKIKLKGLSKAAVDSISHFHDLSACLAAPCYSVQKTPFQMPKRSHKGLMIHIASADDIKGSKGPNVMNFVDLAGYEDSRRSSKDGIMLTESARINKSLYGIMNVVYALNTNEKRVPYRESKLTRMLQESLGGSNHVLLLTCLNPILCQDTLYVASLASRSCQSAGQILTSSTMKSKKHTNQQARLVGTPLSGKKNNSGSNLIGRKLFSDRKAIISKQDDVTSATKFKPLSENASTIISSFHKKTSQDKSNSDRSRAMISSAENEIPSVFKETISIHKMEKDASPPNKAKDLKVTPEVHCDVKEILSFADDVLQIVDVVDTEEKSGDMNIDKVASPPLSERLREITNNLRLLESSTSLHMLMPKQLDSSQGSLESSGDIIEPKTPKAETDMRTGDKLEIAMYTSPWERFHMRSSGAKNCLVQEYLNLLNTASKEELTRIQGIGEKRATYILELREESSEPFKSLEDLKEVGLSEKEINGLMRRMAGQLFC, encoded by the exons ATGGCTTTGTCAACGCCCGATTCAAATCGCAGCAAACTACCCATCGCAGGCCCAAGAATCTCGCGCAGAGTACGAATTGTTGGAAAAATCCGAGGATTTACAGACCAAGAGTCTGAATTATCGGGTGGAGATTCGAAACTGAGGGTCACTGTGTGCCGGCCCAAAGGGAGCGATTCGGATTCAGAAAAAGTTACAATATCATTCGGAGATGAAGGGAGTAG TCGCAAAGATAGATATGAATTAGATAATTGCTATGAACAAGATGAGGATAATGCTGTAGTATTCTCGAGAGAGGTAAAGCCACTGATAGCAGAAGTTCTCAGCGGTCGAAATGCATCCATTATTGCATATGGGGCAAGAGGCAGTGGAAAAACCCACACAATCCAG GGTTCTGTGGACAAAGAAGGTTTGGCAGCAATGGCAATAGCTGAGATCCTTTCGCAAACAAAGGATGCCCAGAAAGCAGTCCTCGTTTCCTTTTACGAGGTGTTCCAGGATCATGTCTATGATCTTTTGGACCCTAATCATCCCGAAGTTCAAGTGCTTGAAGATTCTCAAGGAAAAATAAAGCTCAAAGGACTTTCTAAG GCCGCTGTGGATTCCATTTCACACTTTCATGATCTAAGTGCTTGTTTGGCTGCACCATGCTATTCAGTACAAAAGACACCATTCCAAATGCCCAAAAGGAGTCACAAAGGGTTAATGATACATATAGCATCTGCTGATGACATCAAGGGTAGTAAAGGCCCCAATGTGATGAACTTTGTGGATTTGGCAG GCTATGAGGATTCCCGAAGAAGCAGCAAAGATGGAATTATGCTTACTGAAAGTGCTAGAATAAATAAGTCTTTATATGGCATTATGAACGTGGTGTACGCTCTGAACACAAATGAAAAGCGGGTTCCTTATCGAGAAAGCAAACTCACTCGGATGCTGCAGGAATCTCTTGGTGGCTCCAATCATGTTTTGCTGCTAACCTGTTTG AATCCAATCCTTTGCCAAGATACTCTTTATGTAGCAAGTTTGGCTTCACGATCATGTCAAAGTGCTGGCCAGATATTGACAAGCTCTACAATGAAAAGTAAAAAGCACACCAATCAGCAAGCACGACTAGTGGGTACCCCGTTGTCTGGGAAAAAGAACAACTCTGGCTCCAATTTGATAGGAAG GAAACTGTTCAGTGACAGAAAAGCTATCATCTCTAAGCAG GATGATGTCACCTCAGCCACAAAGTTTAAGCCTCTTTCAGAGAATGCTTCAACTATCATATCTTCCTTCCATAAAAAG ACTTCTCAAGACAAGTCCAATTCAGATAGATCTAGAGCCATGATATCATCAGCAGAAAAT GAAATCCCAAGTGTTTTCAAGGAAACAATCTCTATTCATAAAATGGAAAAG GATGCCTCTCCACCAAATAAAGCAAAGGATTTAAAAGTTACTCCCGAAGTTCATTGTGATGTCAAAGAAATACTTTCTTTTGCAGATGATG TGCTACAAATTGTAGATGTTGTTGATACAGAGGAGAAAAGTGGAGATATGAACATAGACAAAGTAGCATCACCACCACTAAGTGAAAGACTTAGAGAAATAACGAATAATTTACGGTTGTTGGAGTCTTCAACTTCTTTGCATATGTTGATGCCAAAGCAGTTGGACTCATctcaaggaagccttgaaagtTCTGGTGACATTATAGAACCCAAAACCCCAAAAGCTGAAACTGATATGAGAACCGGTGACAAATTGGAGATTGCCATGTATACTAGTCCTTGGGAAAGATTTCATATGCGCAGTTCTGGAGCAAAG AATTGTCTTGTCCAAGAATATCTGAATTTATTAAACACTGCAAGCAA AGAAGAGTTAACAAGGATCCAG GGCATCGGAGAAAAGAGAGCAACTTACATTCTTGAACTACGTGAAGAATCTTCAGAACCCTTTAAGAGT CTTGAAGATTTGAAAGAAGTTGGTCTCTCGGAAAAGGAG ATAAATGGCTTGATGAGGAGAATGGCTGGACAGCTTTTCTGCTAG